A single genomic interval of Spirosoma taeanense harbors:
- a CDS encoding quinone oxidoreductase family protein: protein MKAIQLPAVHQPLELIDAPTPAAGPGEVLVQLRAAALNHRDVFIQQGLYPGIKLPVILGSDGAGVVTEIGVGVDPVWRGQAVVINCSLNWGPNPRFYGSDFRILGMPDNGTFAEYIAISTRYIHHKPAHLSFEQAAALPLTGLTAWRALMTRAGLRTSGSGPEKVLITGIGGGAALIALQFAVSAGAEVWVTSGSEDKLAKAKALGARGGVNYREPDWHKTLMAQTGGGRNGYFDVIIDSAGGPGFARLIDVAAPGGRIAIFGGTTGNLTDLMPPKIFFKQLNIFGTTMGTEHEFADMIAFVADKKIVPVLDEVLPLSDAKHAFEKMNAGQQFGKIILKITD from the coding sequence ATGAAAGCCATCCAACTGCCCGCAGTTCACCAACCCCTTGAACTCATTGACGCACCTACCCCGGCCGCCGGGCCGGGCGAGGTTTTAGTCCAGCTCCGGGCCGCAGCGCTGAACCACCGGGACGTATTCATCCAGCAGGGTTTGTATCCGGGCATAAAGCTGCCCGTCATTCTGGGTTCGGACGGCGCAGGCGTCGTGACCGAAATCGGCGTGGGGGTTGACCCTGTCTGGCGCGGGCAGGCGGTCGTGATCAATTGTTCGCTAAACTGGGGACCGAACCCCAGATTTTATGGGTCCGACTTTCGGATCCTGGGTATGCCCGACAATGGAACCTTCGCCGAGTATATCGCAATCAGTACCAGATATATCCATCATAAACCGGCTCATCTGTCCTTTGAGCAGGCGGCTGCCTTACCGCTGACGGGGCTAACGGCCTGGCGGGCGCTCATGACCCGGGCCGGTCTACGAACATCCGGCAGCGGCCCGGAAAAGGTTTTGATTACGGGTATTGGCGGGGGCGCAGCGTTGATTGCTCTGCAGTTTGCCGTTAGTGCCGGTGCCGAGGTTTGGGTAACGTCCGGCTCGGAAGATAAGCTCGCAAAAGCCAAAGCCCTCGGCGCTAGAGGTGGGGTTAACTACCGCGAACCCGATTGGCATAAAACGCTCATGGCCCAGACGGGGGGCGGGCGAAACGGCTACTTCGATGTAATCATCGACAGCGCGGGCGGACCGGGTTTTGCGAGATTAATTGATGTAGCCGCACCGGGTGGCCGCATTGCCATTTTTGGCGGAACCACCGGTAATCTGACCGACCTCATGCCTCCAAAGATTTTTTTTAAACAGCTCAATATCTTTGGTACTACTATGGGAACCGAACACGAATTTGCGGATATGATCGCGTTTGTAGCCGACAAAAAAATTGTTCCGGTGCTTGACGAGGTGCTGCCTCTGAGTGATGCTAAGCACGCTTTTGAGAAAATGAATGCTGGTCAGCAATTTGGGAAAATCATTCTAAAAATTACGGATTAA